The Inediibacterium massiliense genome includes the window AAGTAAATATTGGTGTTAGAAACAACCCAGCTATATTAATATCAGGACATGATTTGAAAGATCTAGAGGAATTATTAGAACAAACAAAGGATACTGGAGTAGATGTATATACTCATGGAGAGATGTTACCTGCTCATTATTATCCTTTTTTTAAAAAATATTCAAACTTTATAGGAAACTATGGAAATGCTTGGTGGAAACAAAATGAGGAATTCGAATCTTTCAATGGACCTATTTTATTTACAACAAATTGTATTATACCTCCAAAAGAAAGCTATGTAGACAGAGTGTATACTACAGGTGCAACGGGATACCCAGGGTTTAAACATATCAAAGATAGAGAAGATGGAACAACAAAAGACTTTAGTGAAATTATAGAACATGCAAAAAGATTAGAATCTCCAACAGAAATTGAAAATGGAAAAATTATAGGAGGTTTTGCTCACGCTCAAGTATTTGCTTTAGCAGATCAAGTAGTAGATGCTGTAAAATCTGGAGCAATCAAAAAATTCTTTGTAATGGCTGGCTGTGATGGAAGAATGAAATCTAGAGACTATTACACAGAGTTTGCAGAAAAATTACCAAAAGATACAGTAATATTAACAGCAGGATGTGCTAAATATCGTTATAATAAATTGAATTTAGGTGATATTGGTGGCATTCCAAGAGTTTTAGATGCAGGACAATGTAATGATTCCTATTCATTAGCAGTAATTGCTTTAAAATTAAAAGAAATATTTGAGTTAAATGATGTCAATGAGCTTCCTATCGCTTATAATATAGCATGGTATGAACAAAAGGCTGTTATTGTTCTTTTAGCATTATTATATTTAGGAGTTAAAAATATTCATTTAGGACCTACACTACCAGGATTCTTATCTCCAAATGTAGCGAAAGTTTTAGTAGAGAATTTTGGGATAGCAGGCATGGGAACTGTAGATGGTGATTTAGATATATTTTTAGGATAATAAAAATAAGAAAAGAAATAGTCAGGATACATTTATGTATTCTGACTATTTTTGTATTTTAAAGATATTCATAATATATGCTATAATAATTTTATCCTCTGTGAAAGGAGGTGAACCTTATTGTCTCGTATAACAAAAGAAGAAGCAGAAGTACATAGCAAAAGTTATTACAGCAGTAGCAACTTTAATAGCCACTCTAATAAATGCAGTAAAGTAAGCAATAGAAAAGCAGGTGCGGCAACACCTGCTTTTCTATTTTGTTTTTGAACCTTATTGTCTCGATAAGTGTTCTTTACTTATTTATAATATACCATAATAGAAGGTATTTATTCAATACAAAATTTCAATATTAGTATATTATTTGTAGTAAACCTCAACATAAGATGTATTTAAATGAGAATGTATTTATAGAAGCTGAATATAAAGTTGTTAACATAAGATGTATTTGAATTTTATATAAAAAATAATTTAGATAATTTAAATGAAAAATACACCATAAAGATAGGGTGTATTTTATTTTGATAGAGATAGTTTTCGATATTCGCTAGGCAATAGTCCTGTATTTTTTCGAAATAATTGAGAAAATCTACTGGCATTTTTATAGCCTACAATGTGGGAGATTTGATGAATTGCTAAGTCGGTATTTGTAAGTAAATACTCTGCATGACTTATGCGTCTGTTTTGTATATATTCTGTAATGGTGCATTTATAAACCTTTTTGAAGGTAGATTTCAGCTTTGTCGTTCCCATACAAGCAATTTTTACAAGGTGATTAAGTGTGATATCGAAAGCAAAATGATCATTTATGTATGTGGTAACGGATGCTAAACTATCTAAATCTTGTCTATATAGGTTTTTAAATGGATAAGATATTTGTTCTTGCTTTGTTTTTTCAATAATAAGAGACATAGCTTCTGATACTTTTCCTTCATAATATAGCTTTGCGGATATACCAGATCCTCTAAAGTTTTTAATCTGTTTTAAAAGAAAAACCATCTCTAAAAAATTATTTGATCCATCTATACTAATAAAAGCAGAATGAGGATCTTTATATTCTCCAGGATATTTCTTTTTTAAATAATCTTCGTAATACTCTGGCATAATGGTAATTCCTGTGGAACGAATGGGGATATTTTTATGATATACAGCTTGATAAAGAGTATTATAGCCAATATGACCCTTAATGCAATTACAGAATAAGCGTTTGTATGGTTTTAATTCTTCACCTGAAATGGAATCATAATAATTTACACTTAAATGTTTAGGTTGTTGACATTGTAAAAATAAATCTTCATAAAAGACAAAGTCCATAATAGAAATAGAGAAAAGATTGTCATGAGTATACACCCAATAATAACCTTTTCCTTTTTCAGGGGAAAGAGAAAAACAACTTCCTTCGCTGCTATATTGCTTAGTATCATTATCTAAATAAAATCCATTTTCTATTAAATAAGGAATATACACTTGATTCATGAGATCTTTCATTTTATTCACCACCTATGGCATGATTGGACGAAAAAATATCACAAAGAGACTTATATACATAAATTTTATTTACCTCATATAATGCATAAATTATAATATGAAGCGAGGTAATGATTTTCAATTTCATTTATTATATCGTTCATTATTATAAAATTCAAGTTTGTAGAAAGAAAACTAGATCTGAAAGGATTAAAAGGAGATGAATATTATGGACGGATTTACAGCAACTCATCATGCGCTTTTATTTGCTTGGATATCTAAAGCTGTAGTGCAAGCAGTAGGTGAAAAAGAGGGAGAGAGGATCCTTCGAAGGGCAGTAATAAAATATGCACATCAAAGAGGTAAAAGAATGGCACTGCGGGCCAAGGCTAATGGAGATCCACTGACAATGGCAAATTATATGGCTTATATAGAGTGGATGCCTCAAAAAGGGGAAATGGAACAAAAGTTAGTTCAAAGAAGTCCCCACACTAGGGTGAATGTATTTAAATGCCCATGGCATACAGCTTGGAAAGAAAATAATTTAATGACATATGGTCGTTATTTTTGTATGGAAGTAGATAAAGCCCTAGTAGAAGGATTTAATGAAGAGTTAGCAATCGATGTGAAGGGTACTCAGCCTAATAATGCAAAGTGTTGTGATCTAATTTTTAAGGATGCTTATTTGACACCCTTAAATATAATTAAATTGATTTATAAGAAGCTGATTAAACCAGGGAAAAAAGCCATTATGTCTTGGGAATATCATTCGGGACATTTGTATAAGACTATGGGAGAAGTAGTTGGTGAAGAGTTAGGACAACGAGCAGAAAAAGTCATGGCAACTGGGCTGAAGAATTTTACCGACAGATATGGAAAAGAGGCTGGAGATATTGTGATAAGCTATAGAAATACGGATTTTGATATTTTGCCCAAAACACAGGTATCATGATCTTAATCAATAGAGTAAAATGGGTATCGAAAAAGCAGGTGCAGTCACACCTGTTTTTTTAAATATATAATAAAAAATAAATTTTTTAAACATATAATTGGCATTTTACAATAACTATAGAAAATAGTAATATAAAGGTGACAAAATGAGAATATTTATATAGAATATGCTTGGATACAAAAGTATAGTCTATTTTTAATAAGATATAGAAGGTTATAGTACCAAAGAAATAATATGATATATAAAAAAGGAGAGGATATACCAATGATAGATGCAACAAAATATCATAAGGAAGGATATAATTGTGCGGAATCTATAGTAAAGGCATTAAATGAAGAAAAAGGTACAGATATTCCAGTTTCTATTGCAAGTCCTTTTGGAAGTGGTATGACAGTAGGAAGTACCTGTGGAGCAATTACAGGAGCTATTATTGCTGTAGGATCACTTAAAGGGAGAAAAGAAGCAAAAGATAAGAATGAATCAAGAAAATATACAAAAGAAATCATGAACAAAATAAAAGAAAAATATGGTACATTTGATTGTTTGGAGTTAAAGAAAAAAGGTGTATCTTGCAATGAAATCATAGAGTATACCTATAATATTTTAAAAGAAACTTTAGAGTAGAAAATGAAATATATTCTTTTAAAACATAATTTATTATCTATTGGCAATAAATAGTGTATAATATAATTTAAAAGAATATGATAAGGAGGAATATAAATGAAAATAGCGTTACCAACTAGAGGTGGAAAGATAGATAGTCATTTTGGACATTGTGAATACTATACTATTGTTGAAATCAATGACAAGAAAGAAGTTGTTTCAAAAGAAACATTAGAATCACCAGAAGGTTGTGGTTGTAAATCAAATATTGCATATACTCTATCAGAGATAGGGGTAGAGTGGATGTTAGCAGGAAATATGGGGCAAGGAGCAGTAAATGTTCTTGCTTCACAAAATATTAAGGTTGTAAGAGGATGCTCAGGAGATGTGGATACAGTTGTAAAGGATTGGCTAGAAGGAAAGGTTAAAGATAACTTGATGACATGTGATCATCATGATTGCAATCACTAAAATATAGTACTTATTAGATGAAAATTATAGTGGTTTATTTTATGGATATGAATTAAAAAATACAGCATGGTATAAAACTATGCTGTATTTTTTATTGATTTGCTTTATTCCAAAATTTATTTAAATCAACATTAGACAAAGAAGATAATATTTTTTGAGAAGCATCAGGATAAGTTTTTTCTAAACTAAAAAGTAAATGCTTCATTTCTTCTCTAGTAGTTTTTTTATCCATAGGACAAGTGCTTTGGATGATAGGAAGATCATATTGATTGGTCAAAGATTCAATCAAATCTTCTCTGAGATAAATCAAAGGTCTTATAATATGCATATCTTTTTTAGGATTATATGTATTAGGATGAAAGGTCCCTAGCTTTCCTACCTTGAGTACATTCATAAAAAGAGTTTCAATTACATCATCCGTATTATGGCCAAGTGCAATTTTTTTGATATGATGGTCTTTTGCTACTCTAGAAAGAGCGCCTCTTCTTAGGGTAGAACAAAGAGAACATGGATTTTTTTCTTTTCTTTCATGAAATACTACATGAGAAATATTTGTTTTTTCAACAATAAGTGGAATATTATTTTCTTCACAAAAGTCTTTTAAAGGTCTCATATCCATTTCAAATCCTAAATCAATATGGATTCCTATAAGCTCAAAATCTTTTATATAAGTAAGTTGAATAAGCTTTAAGCAAAATAAAAGAAAAATACTATCCTTTCCACCTGATAATCCAACAGCAATAGAATCACCCTTTTGAATCATATTAAAATCATCAATGGCTTTTCGAATTTGATTTAAAAATTGTTTATTATAATATTTTTTAAATAAAATCATAAAATACTCCTTATTTTACAAAATTAGTGAGTGTTCCTATTTTTTCGATAAAACAATCTATTTGATCTCCTGATTTTAAAAATTTAAAAGGAGTAAAACCAAGACCTACTCCTGAAGGCGTGCCCGTAATGATAATATCTCCTGCTTTTAGATACATTCCTTTAGATAAATCACTAATAATGTGAGAAATGTCAAAAATCATATTCTTTGTATTGGAATTTTGTCTTACTTCTCCATTTACCATACATTTTATATCTAATTTAATAGGAAAAGGAATTTCACTTTTATGAACTAAGTAAGGACCCATAGGGCAAAAGGTTTCTAAACTTTTGCCTTTAAACCACTGCATATGCTTTCTCTGAATATTTCTAGCAGATATATCATTGACAATGGTATATCCAAAAATATAATCTTGTGCATCTTCTGGTTTAATATTGATTCCGTCTTTGCCAATGACGATAGCTAATTCCACTTCATAATCTAGTTTATCTGTAAGATCAGAATGAGAATTAATAAAATCTTTATGGCCAATGGCAGGGTTTGCAACTTTAGAAAAATAAATAGGAAATTTAGGAATAGAGTCATCAGCTCCAGATAGCCCAGATACTTCTTTTACATGATCTATGTAATTTTTCCCTAGACAAAAGAGATTTCTTTTAGGATAAGGAATAGGGGCATGTAATTTAATATTTTCTAAAGAGATTTCAGCAAATTGATTTTCCTCTAAAATATCTTTTATTTTTTTAACCCCCAAATTTTTATGATCCCATTCTATGAAATCCATTAAAGTTTTAGGACACTCTTTTTGAATATACTCAAAAACATCTTCTATAAGAATAACGTGGGTTTTACTCTCTGTTAATACACCAAAAGTTTCTTTTTCTTGATAAATAAAAGTAGCAAAGTACATAGAATCAATCCTTTCTATGAATGAAATGATATTTAAAAATTAAGTTCTAGTTAAAAATATAAATTCCTTTATTTTTGTTGAGTTTCTGCTAAAAGAAGATCGACCATTCTTCCGTAACTATGAATACCATCTGATTGTTGATTGGATTTTAAATAGGCATCATTAACCTTTGAAGAGGTTTCTTCTATTGGTCCTTTGTATTGTTCCCAAAACTCATGAATGTTTTCTAAGTCTTTTTTTA containing:
- a CDS encoding C-GCAxxG-C-C family (seleno)protein, which encodes MIDATKYHKEGYNCAESIVKALNEEKGTDIPVSIASPFGSGMTVGSTCGAITGAIIAVGSLKGRKEAKDKNESRKYTKEIMNKIKEKYGTFDCLELKKKGVSCNEIIEYTYNILKETLE
- a CDS encoding NifB/NifX family molybdenum-iron cluster-binding protein; protein product: MKIALPTRGGKIDSHFGHCEYYTIVEINDKKEVVSKETLESPEGCGCKSNIAYTLSEIGVEWMLAGNMGQGAVNVLASQNIKVVRGCSGDVDTVVKDWLEGKVKDNLMTCDHHDCNH
- a CDS encoding tRNA lysidine(34) synthetase yields the protein MILFKKYYNKQFLNQIRKAIDDFNMIQKGDSIAVGLSGGKDSIFLLFCLKLIQLTYIKDFELIGIHIDLGFEMDMRPLKDFCEENNIPLIVEKTNISHVVFHERKEKNPCSLCSTLRRGALSRVAKDHHIKKIALGHNTDDVIETLFMNVLKVGKLGTFHPNTYNPKKDMHIIRPLIYLREDLIESLTNQYDLPIIQSTCPMDKKTTREEMKHLLFSLEKTYPDASQKILSSLSNVDLNKFWNKANQ
- a CDS encoding L-2-amino-thiazoline-4-carboxylic acid hydrolase — translated: MDGFTATHHALLFAWISKAVVQAVGEKEGERILRRAVIKYAHQRGKRMALRAKANGDPLTMANYMAYIEWMPQKGEMEQKLVQRSPHTRVNVFKCPWHTAWKENNLMTYGRYFCMEVDKALVEGFNEELAIDVKGTQPNNAKCCDLIFKDAYLTPLNIIKLIYKKLIKPGKKAIMSWEYHSGHLYKTMGEVVGEELGQRAEKVMATGLKNFTDRYGKEAGDIVISYRNTDFDILPKTQVS
- a CDS encoding fumarylacetoacetate hydrolase family protein; this encodes MYFATFIYQEKETFGVLTESKTHVILIEDVFEYIQKECPKTLMDFIEWDHKNLGVKKIKDILEENQFAEISLENIKLHAPIPYPKRNLFCLGKNYIDHVKEVSGLSGADDSIPKFPIYFSKVANPAIGHKDFINSHSDLTDKLDYEVELAIVIGKDGINIKPEDAQDYIFGYTIVNDISARNIQRKHMQWFKGKSLETFCPMGPYLVHKSEIPFPIKLDIKCMVNGEVRQNSNTKNMIFDISHIISDLSKGMYLKAGDIIITGTPSGVGLGFTPFKFLKSGDQIDCFIEKIGTLTNFVK
- the hcp gene encoding hydroxylamine reductase, with the translated sequence MSMFCYQCQETAKGTGCTVRGVCGKTDKVSNLQDLMIYTLKGIALIEQEGLKAGIQFPHSNHFMMNGLFMTITNANFDDSKFIEKIKEGLELREEMKRELKDQGIILDALHDAATWMAKSDLEIQQKANSYEVGILATENEDIRSLRELIIYGVKGMAAYAEHAYNLGKENEEVYHFMSKALAATLDDTLGADDLVKLTLETGKYGVDTMAMLDAANTGAYGNPEITEVNIGVRNNPAILISGHDLKDLEELLEQTKDTGVDVYTHGEMLPAHYYPFFKKYSNFIGNYGNAWWKQNEEFESFNGPILFTTNCIIPPKESYVDRVYTTGATGYPGFKHIKDREDGTTKDFSEIIEHAKRLESPTEIENGKIIGGFAHAQVFALADQVVDAVKSGAIKKFFVMAGCDGRMKSRDYYTEFAEKLPKDTVILTAGCAKYRYNKLNLGDIGGIPRVLDAGQCNDSYSLAVIALKLKEIFELNDVNELPIAYNIAWYEQKAVIVLLALLYLGVKNIHLGPTLPGFLSPNVAKVLVENFGIAGMGTVDGDLDIFLG
- a CDS encoding helix-turn-helix domain-containing protein codes for the protein MKDLMNQVYIPYLIENGFYLDNDTKQYSSEGSCFSLSPEKGKGYYWVYTHDNLFSISIMDFVFYEDLFLQCQQPKHLSVNYYDSISGEELKPYKRLFCNCIKGHIGYNTLYQAVYHKNIPIRSTGITIMPEYYEDYLKKKYPGEYKDPHSAFISIDGSNNFLEMVFLLKQIKNFRGSGISAKLYYEGKVSEAMSLIIEKTKQEQISYPFKNLYRQDLDSLASVTTYINDHFAFDITLNHLVKIACMGTTKLKSTFKKVYKCTITEYIQNRRISHAEYLLTNTDLAIHQISHIVGYKNASRFSQLFRKNTGLLPSEYRKLSLSK